One window from the genome of Fulvivirga lutea encodes:
- the feoB gene encoding ferrous iron transport protein B, whose protein sequence is MAKGDMRKVALVGNPNSGKSSLFNHLTGLNQKIGNFPGVTVDKKTGFTSLPNGEKIEIIDLPGTYSIYPNSKDERIVFDILANKSHNLHPDAVVVIVDASNFKRNLLLFTQIHDLDIPVILALNMMDIVEKTGLSIDAAKLSEELGVPVLPMKARTGKGLDLLKETLTAIPATPRKPIFNAQNHASEAIEAVKNSFDITNDYVAYQLLQQHKINQFITEEDRQTLNKIEENHGFAKDELRRKETLERYASINEFINGSVKENFTVLPKRVTDTLDRIFTHKIWGYAIFLSILFLIFQSIFAWATVPMDFIDLIFSELSVFVSNALPDGLLTNLLAEGIIPGIGGIVIFIPQIAILFAFISILEETGYMSRVVFLMDKIMRKVGLNGKSVVPLISGVACAIPAIMATRTIENWKERLITIFVTPFMSCSARLPVYTILIALIIPNKYVLGIFNLQGLALMGLYLLGFLMAIISAGIMKLILKTKERSFLVMELPTYKAPRWANVGLTMVEKSKTFVFEAGKIILAISIILWVLASYGPGDHQENARSYVLQQTEQRLSEEELDNKVQSYKLEHSYAGIFGKTIEPVIRPLGYDWKIGIALITSFAAREVFVSTMATIYSIGDTDEEATIKSRLRSEVNPETGKARYDLPTGMSLLVFYVFAMQCMSTLAVVYRETKGWKWPMLQLISMTGIAYLSALLVYNLLS, encoded by the coding sequence ATGGCAAAAGGCGATATGAGAAAAGTCGCCTTAGTGGGCAATCCTAACTCAGGTAAATCTTCACTTTTTAACCACTTAACGGGTCTCAATCAAAAAATAGGAAATTTTCCAGGTGTAACTGTGGATAAAAAAACAGGCTTTACTTCTTTACCTAATGGTGAGAAAATTGAAATCATTGATTTGCCTGGCACGTATAGCATCTATCCAAATTCAAAGGATGAGCGTATTGTCTTTGACATTCTGGCTAACAAATCACATAACCTGCATCCCGATGCAGTGGTGGTAATTGTAGATGCCTCAAACTTTAAACGAAACCTTCTCCTTTTTACCCAAATTCACGATTTAGATATCCCAGTTATTCTTGCATTGAATATGATGGATATTGTGGAAAAAACAGGTTTAAGTATCGATGCCGCTAAACTAAGTGAGGAACTGGGAGTGCCCGTTTTACCCATGAAAGCTCGTACCGGTAAAGGCCTTGATCTTTTGAAGGAAACATTAACTGCCATTCCGGCTACTCCTCGCAAGCCCATATTCAACGCTCAAAATCACGCATCTGAGGCTATTGAAGCTGTAAAAAATAGTTTTGACATTACAAATGATTATGTTGCCTACCAGCTTTTGCAACAACACAAGATCAATCAGTTTATCACTGAAGAGGACAGACAAACACTCAATAAGATTGAAGAAAACCATGGGTTTGCTAAGGATGAACTCAGGAGAAAAGAAACACTAGAAAGGTACGCTTCCATTAATGAGTTTATCAATGGATCGGTAAAGGAGAATTTTACAGTTTTACCAAAACGAGTTACAGACACTCTGGACAGAATATTTACTCATAAAATTTGGGGGTATGCCATATTCTTAAGCATTCTATTTTTAATCTTCCAATCCATTTTTGCCTGGGCCACCGTTCCCATGGACTTCATAGACCTCATATTCTCTGAGTTGAGTGTTTTTGTCAGTAATGCTCTTCCGGATGGACTGCTTACTAACTTACTAGCAGAGGGGATTATACCAGGCATTGGCGGCATTGTGATTTTCATTCCTCAAATCGCCATTTTATTTGCGTTCATTTCAATCTTGGAAGAAACGGGCTACATGTCGCGTGTAGTGTTTTTGATGGACAAAATAATGCGTAAGGTGGGGCTCAACGGCAAGAGTGTGGTTCCTTTGATTTCGGGTGTAGCATGCGCCATACCAGCTATAATGGCAACACGTACCATTGAAAACTGGAAAGAAAGACTCATTACTATTTTCGTTACTCCTTTTATGAGCTGCTCGGCAAGGTTACCAGTTTATACCATCCTCATAGCTCTAATTATTCCAAATAAGTATGTATTGGGGATTTTCAATCTTCAGGGTCTTGCGCTCATGGGTTTATATCTGCTCGGCTTTTTAATGGCTATTATCTCAGCAGGGATAATGAAGCTGATATTAAAAACCAAAGAGCGTAGCTTCCTTGTCATGGAGCTTCCCACCTATAAAGCACCAAGATGGGCTAATGTGGGCTTAACAATGGTAGAAAAATCAAAAACCTTTGTATTTGAAGCAGGTAAAATAATTTTAGCTATTTCAATTATTCTCTGGGTATTGGCATCTTATGGACCGGGTGATCATCAGGAAAATGCCAGAAGTTATGTGTTACAACAGACAGAGCAACGGCTATCAGAGGAGGAATTGGATAATAAAGTACAATCATACAAGCTCGAACACTCTTATGCAGGAATTTTTGGTAAAACTATCGAACCCGTCATCCGGCCACTAGGGTATGATTGGAAAATAGGTATTGCATTAATTACTTCATTTGCAGCACGCGAAGTATTTGTAAGCACTATGGCTACCATTTATAGTATAGGAGATACTGATGAGGAAGCCACAATAAAAAGCAGGCTACGATCTGAAGTTAATCCAGAAACAGGCAAAGCAAGATATGATTTGCCAACTGGTATGTCTCTTTTAGTTTTTTATGTATTTGCCATGCAGTGCATGAGTACTCTCGCTGTGGTGTACAGAGAAACCAAAGGCTGGAAATGGCCAATGTTGCAACTCATTAGCATGACGGGAATAGCTTATCTATCCGCCTTATTGGTTTACAACCTTTTATCATAA
- a CDS encoding MutS-related protein, whose product MQSPAPIFQERIEKFSSEYKSLNARYNFIATLRIIVFMAFLVLFVVFANYRMAVEMGITALVFPFAFGFIVRAHQKIKFKREHAKILQSINQSELNILNGNLSSQATGQEYLNKKHSYANDLDIFGSNSLFQLLNRTSTKGGKDLLADWLLNKSNKDTVLERQEAIEELSAKIDWRQNFQANGLHYEMQQDNSDELLSWIKSSNQLSKQQKSLSFVLPALTIASIMLNALTEWPWFATLLLGLVNGVVLYRFKERIENLTESVAQHIGVLGAYSLLFKQVEDSTFQSNKLSLIKTTIASKEASASNSIKALYTILNYLNARANMLYGLINFIFLYDLHIIRMSEKWKSENQTDVSKWFNSISELETLCSIAGFRFAKPHFIWPAVADDEYFFEAKGLGHPLIASDERITNNYELKEKGSVSIITGSNMSGKSTFLRTLGVNLVLAQMGSVVCAKELKISFVQIFTSMRTQDNLEEHVSSFYAELQRIQMLLELVNNSTPVLYMLDEILKGTNSQDRHIGAKSLALQLSKTNSFGLISTHDLALGEMATQHKNIENYSFNSVIQNDEIIFPYKLEKGICHSFNASKLMEKIGIEIHREN is encoded by the coding sequence ATGCAAAGTCCTGCCCCCATATTTCAAGAGCGAATAGAAAAATTTAGCAGTGAATACAAATCACTAAATGCTCGATACAACTTCATTGCTACATTGAGGATAATAGTATTTATGGCATTTCTAGTATTATTTGTCGTATTTGCCAACTATAGAATGGCTGTTGAAATGGGAATTACCGCACTGGTTTTTCCATTTGCCTTTGGGTTCATTGTAAGGGCTCATCAAAAAATTAAGTTTAAGCGGGAGCATGCTAAAATATTGCAGTCCATAAATCAGAGTGAGCTTAATATTCTAAATGGTAATTTATCATCGCAAGCCACGGGGCAAGAGTATTTAAATAAAAAGCATTCGTATGCGAATGACTTGGATATTTTTGGTTCTAACTCACTTTTTCAGCTCCTCAATAGAACCTCCACAAAGGGTGGTAAGGATTTACTTGCCGATTGGCTACTCAATAAATCAAATAAGGATACTGTATTAGAAAGGCAGGAAGCCATTGAAGAGTTAAGTGCGAAGATAGATTGGCGCCAGAATTTTCAGGCTAATGGATTGCATTATGAAATGCAGCAAGACAATTCAGATGAGCTTCTGTCTTGGATAAAGTCTTCAAATCAATTATCAAAGCAGCAAAAGTCTCTTTCGTTTGTCTTGCCAGCATTAACCATAGCATCTATTATGTTAAATGCATTAACTGAATGGCCTTGGTTTGCCACTTTACTTTTAGGGTTGGTAAATGGAGTAGTGTTATACCGTTTTAAAGAAAGGATAGAGAACTTGACAGAGTCAGTCGCCCAACACATTGGTGTTTTAGGAGCATACAGCCTACTGTTTAAGCAAGTTGAAGACTCGACTTTTCAATCAAATAAGTTGAGCCTTATTAAAACTACAATTGCAAGTAAAGAAGCCTCCGCTTCAAATAGTATAAAAGCCCTTTATACTATACTAAACTATTTAAACGCCCGAGCCAATATGCTTTATGGCTTAATCAACTTTATCTTTCTGTATGACCTACACATTATCAGAATGTCTGAGAAATGGAAATCGGAAAATCAAACGGATGTGTCGAAATGGTTTAACAGCATTTCAGAGTTGGAAACCTTATGCAGTATTGCAGGGTTTAGGTTTGCCAAGCCACATTTTATATGGCCAGCGGTTGCTGATGATGAATATTTCTTTGAAGCTAAAGGTCTTGGACATCCACTTATTGCCTCTGATGAAAGAATAACGAACAATTACGAACTCAAAGAGAAGGGTAGTGTTTCAATTATCACGGGCTCCAACATGTCAGGTAAAAGTACCTTTTTAAGGACCCTTGGCGTAAATCTTGTGCTTGCTCAAATGGGCTCCGTAGTATGTGCAAAAGAACTAAAAATCTCCTTTGTTCAAATATTTACGAGTATGCGAACGCAGGATAACCTGGAAGAACATGTTTCTTCTTTTTATGCCGAGCTACAACGCATTCAAATGCTTTTGGAATTAGTTAATAATTCTACCCCCGTACTGTACATGCTTGATGAAATACTGAAAGGTACTAACTCACAAGATAGACATATCGGAGCCAAGTCTCTTGCTTTACAACTTTCTAAAACGAATAGCTTTGGTTTAATCTCTACACATGACTTAGCTCTTGGTGAAATGGCCACTCAGCATAAGAATATTGAAAACTATAGTTTCAACAGCGTCATTCAAAATGATGAAATTATATTCCCTTATAAATTAGAAAAAGGAATTTGCCACAGTTTTAATGCTAGCAAGCTCATGGAAAAAATTGGAATTGAAATCCATCGGGAAAACTAA
- a CDS encoding collagen-like protein → MKPLASILALGILLSFSSCFIGGDEGPIGPQGPQGPRGADGIDGEEAYVFEYENVSFTGPDYQVFLPYADDFEALTSDVTLVYFLWDVDTDGNEIWRALPQTVITENGLLQYNFDWTTLDVKLFLDADHELDLLTAMDTDNWFVRLVVVPGQFWSGGRKAHPSYEEVKERYGIEDSKISGNVMKRRSL, encoded by the coding sequence ATGAAACCTTTAGCTTCAATACTCGCACTTGGTATTTTGTTATCATTCAGTTCATGTTTTATAGGTGGAGATGAGGGACCGATTGGGCCTCAGGGTCCGCAAGGTCCACGTGGAGCTGATGGAATAGATGGCGAAGAAGCCTATGTATTTGAATATGAGAATGTGTCATTTACAGGTCCAGATTATCAAGTATTCTTGCCATATGCGGATGATTTTGAGGCATTGACTTCAGATGTAACTCTTGTTTATTTTTTGTGGGATGTGGATACGGATGGAAATGAAATTTGGAGAGCGCTACCACAAACTGTCATTACAGAAAATGGTCTTTTACAATACAATTTTGACTGGACTACTCTAGATGTAAAATTGTTTCTGGATGCAGATCATGAACTTGACTTATTGACGGCTATGGACACAGATAACTGGTTCGTGAGGCTGGTTGTTGTTCCTGGTCAGTTTTGGAGTGGTGGAAGAAAGGCTCATCCATCATATGAAGAAGTGAAAGAAAGATATGGTATCGAGGATAGTAAAATTTCAGGAAACGTAATGAAAAGACGGTCACTATGA
- a CDS encoding pyridoxal phosphate-dependent decarboxylase family protein → MTDNLRLRNMAIEGELKIVSEVINRLQNDFQHSFTVETDLEEVSVILNEVADRMMDNYPYFDTNYAGQMLKPPHPVSRLAYMLAMYFNPNNHALDGGRASSQMEKEAVAKIAEMFGWTVHLGHLTGGGTMANMEALWVAKKEHPDRMVVASSMAHYTHQRISDVLGIKFQSIRTDQLGRMSAQGLEQVLTSNDVGTVVVTLGTTGTGSIDPLSEIIELQQKYSFRIHIDAAYGGYFGLADNLDPHASEQFNLIHHADSIVIDPHKHGLQPYGCGCILFKDPKMGAHYKHDSPYTYFSSAELHLGEISLECSRPGAAAVALWATLQMFPLEKNGKFSAGLESCIKAARKLSVFIKSDARFQLVMEPELDIVVWAPTGNSLNEISKVSNSIFEKAAKADVHLALIKIPKNLLSEDWSHVKKDQEYVTCLRSCLMKFEHINWVDDIWSVIQATMP, encoded by the coding sequence TTGACTGATAATCTTAGACTAAGAAACATGGCGATTGAAGGTGAATTAAAGATAGTGAGTGAAGTGATAAATCGGCTTCAAAATGACTTTCAACACTCTTTTACTGTTGAAACAGACTTGGAAGAAGTCTCTGTCATTCTAAACGAGGTGGCCGATCGAATGATGGATAATTATCCTTATTTCGATACCAACTATGCAGGTCAAATGCTCAAGCCACCGCACCCTGTTTCAAGGTTGGCTTATATGCTCGCCATGTATTTTAACCCAAACAATCATGCTTTGGATGGCGGAAGGGCCAGCTCTCAAATGGAGAAGGAAGCGGTTGCCAAAATTGCAGAAATGTTTGGTTGGACAGTGCACTTGGGTCATTTAACAGGTGGTGGAACCATGGCAAACATGGAGGCACTATGGGTTGCCAAAAAAGAACACCCTGACAGAATGGTTGTGGCTTCGAGTATGGCGCATTATACGCATCAGCGAATTTCAGATGTTTTAGGAATTAAGTTCCAAAGCATACGAACGGATCAATTGGGGCGGATGAGCGCTCAGGGTCTTGAACAAGTTTTAACTAGTAACGATGTAGGTACAGTGGTGGTAACTCTCGGAACCACTGGAACAGGTTCAATAGATCCGCTATCAGAAATTATTGAACTCCAACAAAAGTATAGTTTCCGAATTCACATAGATGCTGCATACGGTGGTTATTTTGGTTTAGCAGATAATCTGGACCCACATGCCTCTGAACAGTTTAATCTTATTCATCATGCCGATAGCATCGTCATCGATCCTCATAAACATGGGCTTCAACCTTATGGTTGCGGGTGCATTTTGTTTAAAGATCCAAAAATGGGTGCCCATTATAAACACGACTCACCCTACACTTACTTCAGTTCTGCCGAACTCCATCTAGGGGAGATTAGTTTGGAGTGTTCACGACCCGGTGCAGCGGCTGTTGCATTATGGGCTACCTTGCAGATGTTTCCATTAGAGAAAAATGGAAAGTTTAGTGCCGGACTTGAAAGTTGCATCAAAGCTGCTCGTAAACTCAGTGTTTTCATAAAATCTGATGCTCGTTTTCAACTGGTTATGGAGCCCGAGCTCGATATTGTTGTCTGGGCTCCTACAGGAAACTCATTAAATGAAATAAGTAAAGTTTCAAACTCTATTTTTGAAAAAGCTGCCAAGGCTGATGTTCATCTGGCATTAATCAAGATTCCTAAAAACCTATTATCCGAAGATTGGAGCCATGTTAAAAAAGATCAGGAATATGTGACTTGCCTACGAAGTTGCTTAATGAAATTTGAGCATATCAACTGGGTTGACGATATCTGGTCAGTCATTCAGGCCACAATGCCTTGA
- a CDS encoding peptidylprolyl isomerase, which yields MQKIWQSVPLLVIILFVASCQSQVEQVKKMPPNKFSDDGLIEIYELIDQRKGDSLLNYLRHANDLYRYEAALGFGSIQDPAAIQPLSYALQDSSAKVRKAAAYSLGQIGDSSAIEPIVISLETEDSVYVRKELLESLGKVITQDSLSLLQYWPLKTQEDKEGLAWGLYRAGIRNVHDGISIDIALSLLDSSNSYLTRLGAAHFLYRSSNLDITGRTAFITRSALTDASPNVRMACALALRNAIEASSLNALKSLMSDPDYRVRVNALRAMTSFNIEETKESYLNALQDQNLNVRITAAMNLSTQSTNEMYDELNAAFNTAKNWRVKGALIGAILQSAEEKQVALEKIKSEYTATENPYYKAALLSSMGNSVMGNEFVITQLFTEKHPAITTSAISTLAQMRMSEAFPLELEASFAEVFKEAILSKDVAQISIASSVISQPNLKYNEIYDTPDFLYEAKANLTLPKDTEAMSSLNAAIAYLEGKDPISPDREYNNPINWELVKSIDKKTKAEITTEKGKIILELYIEDAPGSVSNFVKLAKSGYYNGKNFHRVVPNFVIQGGCNRGDGFGSEDYSIRSELANLRYEEGTVGMASSGKDTESTQWFITHSPTPHLDGSYTVFARVIEGMEVIHTIEIGDKITQVEIK from the coding sequence ATGCAAAAGATCTGGCAATCTGTTCCTTTACTTGTAATCATCTTATTTGTTGCCTCCTGTCAATCGCAAGTAGAACAGGTAAAGAAAATGCCACCTAACAAATTCTCTGATGACGGCTTAATTGAGATATATGAGTTAATTGATCAGCGAAAAGGAGATTCTCTTCTAAACTATTTAAGACATGCTAATGATCTTTACAGATATGAAGCTGCATTAGGTTTTGGCTCCATTCAAGACCCCGCAGCCATTCAACCACTATCGTATGCTCTTCAGGATAGCTCAGCTAAAGTGAGAAAGGCTGCTGCCTATTCTTTAGGACAAATAGGAGATTCTTCGGCCATTGAGCCTATAGTTATTTCTCTTGAAACCGAAGATAGTGTGTATGTACGAAAGGAGTTATTGGAATCTCTTGGCAAAGTTATTACTCAAGATTCGCTATCGCTTTTACAGTATTGGCCACTAAAAACTCAGGAAGACAAGGAAGGCTTAGCTTGGGGACTTTACAGAGCAGGAATTAGAAATGTACATGACGGAATTTCAATAGACATAGCACTTTCATTACTTGATAGTAGCAATTCTTATCTTACCAGGTTAGGTGCAGCACACTTTTTATATCGATCAAGCAATTTAGATATAACGGGAAGAACTGCTTTTATTACACGATCGGCTTTGACCGATGCTTCTCCTAACGTTAGAATGGCCTGTGCATTGGCATTAAGAAATGCCATTGAAGCAAGTTCGTTAAACGCCTTAAAATCTTTAATGAGTGATCCTGATTATCGGGTAAGGGTAAATGCATTGAGGGCAATGACATCATTTAATATCGAAGAAACAAAAGAGTCCTATCTCAATGCCCTGCAAGATCAAAATTTAAACGTGCGAATAACTGCTGCCATGAACTTGAGTACACAGTCTACTAATGAAATGTACGATGAGTTAAATGCAGCCTTTAACACTGCTAAAAATTGGCGGGTAAAAGGTGCTTTGATAGGGGCAATACTTCAATCTGCCGAAGAAAAACAAGTTGCCTTAGAAAAAATTAAATCCGAATATACCGCAACAGAAAACCCTTACTATAAGGCAGCTTTATTAAGTTCAATGGGAAATTCTGTGATGGGTAATGAGTTTGTTATCACTCAATTATTTACTGAGAAACACCCTGCTATAACTACATCTGCCATCTCTACACTAGCACAAATGAGAATGTCAGAAGCTTTTCCATTAGAGTTGGAGGCATCATTTGCTGAGGTATTTAAAGAGGCTATTTTAAGTAAGGACGTTGCTCAAATAAGCATAGCTTCGTCCGTTATATCCCAGCCGAACTTAAAATATAACGAGATTTACGACACACCAGACTTTTTATATGAAGCCAAAGCAAATTTGACGCTACCAAAAGATACCGAGGCCATGTCAAGCTTAAACGCGGCTATTGCCTATTTAGAAGGAAAGGACCCAATAAGCCCTGACAGAGAGTATAATAATCCTATTAACTGGGAATTGGTGAAAAGTATTGATAAAAAGACTAAAGCTGAAATAACGACTGAGAAAGGAAAAATTATACTTGAATTGTACATAGAAGACGCCCCAGGCTCTGTTTCAAACTTTGTAAAACTGGCTAAGTCCGGTTACTATAATGGTAAAAACTTTCACCGAGTTGTTCCGAACTTTGTTATTCAAGGTGGCTGCAATCGAGGTGATGGTTTTGGTTCTGAAGATTATTCCATCCGTTCTGAGTTGGCTAATTTAAGGTATGAAGAAGGTACCGTTGGAATGGCATCTTCAGGTAAAGACACGGAAAGTACACAGTGGTTTATCACGCACTCACCTACGCCACATTTGGATGGCTCATATACCGTATTTGCAAGAGTTATCGAGGGTATGGAGGTTATCCATACAATAGAAATTGGAGATAAAATAACTCAGGTAGAAATTAAATAG
- the deoD gene encoding purine-nucleoside phosphorylase, producing the protein MSIHIGAKDGEIANTVLVCGDPLRAEHIANTYLEEAICYSSVRNMLGFTGNYNGKRISVQGTGMGQPSLAIYLHELIHEYGAKRIIRVGTCGALNQDIELGDIIVAQGASTDSNMNKLIFSGLDFAPLPDYGLMSSAIKEAERQHIKVIVGNVFSTDYFYFKDDPERWKIWINHGILCAEMESSLLFTMAAAEGVRACSILTVSDNIILGKACTTEERESSFNDMMKIALNIC; encoded by the coding sequence ATGAGTATTCATATTGGAGCGAAGGACGGAGAAATAGCCAATACAGTGTTGGTTTGTGGCGATCCGCTCAGGGCTGAACATATTGCGAATACATATTTAGAAGAAGCAATTTGTTATTCTTCTGTACGTAATATGCTTGGGTTTACAGGAAACTACAATGGAAAGAGAATATCTGTGCAAGGAACGGGTATGGGTCAGCCATCATTGGCCATTTATCTTCATGAGTTAATACATGAGTATGGCGCTAAAAGGATCATAAGGGTTGGAACATGTGGTGCTCTAAATCAAGATATTGAGCTTGGGGATATTATTGTAGCACAAGGGGCTTCAACAGATTCTAATATGAACAAACTCATTTTTTCGGGGTTAGATTTCGCCCCTCTTCCTGATTATGGTTTGATGTCTTCCGCCATTAAGGAAGCAGAAAGGCAACATATTAAAGTAATAGTGGGGAATGTTTTTAGTACCGATTACTTCTATTTTAAAGACGATCCGGAAAGGTGGAAAATATGGATTAATCACGGCATACTTTGTGCAGAAATGGAATCTTCGCTGCTATTTACTATGGCCGCTGCAGAGGGTGTAAGAGCCTGCAGTATTTTAACCGTTAGTGATAATATCATTTTAGGTAAAGCATGTACAACGGAAGAACGGGAGTCCTCCTTCAATGATATGATGAAAATAGCATTGAATATTTGCTAG
- a CDS encoding 5-(carboxyamino)imidazole ribonucleotide synthase, which produces MAKSIQEQKLGILGGGQLGRMLVQSALDFNIDIKILDPDSNAPCKDIVGEFEVGKLTDFDTVYNFGKDCDLVSIEIENVNTEALQKLADEGINVFPQPKVIDLIKDKRVQKQFYASNNIPTADFILVENKEDAANHREFIPAVNKLGKEGYDGRGVQMIRTEEDLAKAFDAPGLLEKLIDFETEISVIVARNESGEITSFPAVEMVFHPEANMVEYLFSPANISESVEKEAQRIAKEVIQKLDMIGLLAVEMFVTKDGKVLVNEVAPRPHNSGHQTIEANYTSQYEQHLRSIFNLPLGNTENIVPSAMVNLLGEEGYTGIAKYEGLEAVMSKKGVHVHLYGKKLTKPFRKMGHVTLRGKDIAELKETVEFVKKTLKVKA; this is translated from the coding sequence ATGGCTAAAAGTATTCAAGAACAAAAACTAGGAATTTTAGGAGGTGGTCAGCTAGGGCGTATGCTTGTGCAGTCGGCACTTGATTTTAACATCGATATAAAAATTCTGGATCCTGATTCTAACGCTCCATGCAAAGATATTGTAGGTGAGTTTGAAGTAGGTAAGCTTACCGATTTTGATACGGTTTACAACTTTGGGAAAGACTGCGATTTGGTAAGCATAGAAATCGAAAACGTAAATACCGAAGCACTTCAAAAACTTGCTGATGAGGGAATTAACGTTTTTCCTCAACCAAAAGTGATTGATCTGATCAAAGATAAGCGTGTTCAAAAGCAATTTTACGCCTCCAATAATATACCTACTGCCGACTTTATTTTGGTAGAAAATAAAGAAGATGCCGCTAATCATAGAGAGTTTATACCAGCTGTAAATAAGCTAGGAAAAGAAGGGTATGATGGTAGAGGCGTACAAATGATAAGAACAGAAGAAGACTTGGCCAAAGCGTTTGATGCGCCAGGACTTTTAGAAAAACTAATTGATTTTGAGACTGAAATCTCTGTGATTGTGGCTAGAAATGAAAGTGGTGAAATAACTTCTTTCCCGGCTGTAGAAATGGTATTTCACCCGGAAGCCAACATGGTTGAGTACCTTTTTTCTCCTGCAAACATTTCTGAATCTGTTGAAAAAGAAGCGCAGAGAATTGCCAAAGAAGTAATTCAAAAGCTTGACATGATTGGACTGCTTGCAGTTGAAATGTTCGTGACAAAAGATGGAAAAGTGCTGGTGAATGAAGTAGCCCCGAGGCCTCATAATAGTGGGCATCAAACCATCGAGGCAAATTACACCTCACAATACGAACAGCATTTAAGATCAATTTTTAACTTGCCATTGGGTAATACAGAAAATATTGTTCCTTCGGCCATGGTGAATTTATTGGGAGAAGAAGGGTATACAGGTATTGCCAAATATGAAGGTTTAGAAGCCGTAATGAGCAAAAAAGGTGTTCATGTACATTTGTATGGAAAGAAACTTACTAAACCTTTCAGAAAAATGGGTCACGTTACTCTGAGAGGAAAAGATATTGCAGAGCTAAAGGAAACAGTAGAGTTTGTTAAAAAAACATTAAAAGTAAAAGCATAA
- the purE gene encoding 5-(carboxyamino)imidazole ribonucleotide mutase, translating to MAKALVGIIMGSDSDLPIMKEAAEVLEELGVEYELTIVSAHRTPQRMFEYANSAKDKGLKVIIAGAGGAAHLPGMVASITTLPVIGVPVKSRNSIDGWDSVLSILQMPGGIPVATVALDGAKNAGILAAEIIGAFDEKISKNLAKYKKGLEDKVLEKVKKIESKGWK from the coding sequence ATGGCAAAAGCATTAGTAGGTATTATAATGGGTAGTGATTCCGACCTGCCAATAATGAAAGAAGCAGCAGAAGTTTTGGAAGAATTAGGCGTAGAATATGAACTGACTATTGTTTCAGCCCACCGCACCCCTCAAAGGATGTTCGAATATGCTAATTCTGCCAAAGACAAAGGTTTAAAAGTGATTATTGCAGGAGCCGGAGGTGCAGCACACTTGCCTGGTATGGTTGCTTCAATTACTACTCTACCCGTAATAGGTGTTCCGGTCAAATCCAGAAACTCTATTGATGGCTGGGACTCAGTACTATCAATCTTACAAATGCCGGGAGGCATACCAGTGGCTACTGTAGCACTGGATGGAGCCAAAAATGCAGGAATTTTAGCTGCAGAAATTATCGGTGCTTTCGATGAAAAGATTTCTAAAAATCTGGCCAAATACAAAAAGGGCCTGGAAGATAAAGTGCTGGAAAAAGTGAAAAAGATAGAGTCCAAAGGCTGGAAATAA